The sequence below is a genomic window from Nicotiana tomentosiformis chromosome 6, ASM39032v3, whole genome shotgun sequence.
TATATATTGACGGCGCTATTAGTGATGGAAAATAATAACCCGCACGTGAATAATATCTAcgataaataataataacacaagagaataATAACgatattaatttttttaatggGTAAAATATAATACCCGAGCGTAATAAtataaccactataatattacaacttaataGTGTCAAGAGATTACTACAATCTTAatagaaataacactctttatttaaaacaCTTTATTACAATATTACTCatactcactatttatctcacacaCTACAATCTGTgtattactctctctaacttctattgtttctctcttattttggtgtgattgaaatgaaaaaatggaggcctctatttatagtaagagatggcattcaactactacaaagaaaatgtcttgttgtttatttagtcctataatttttcaacaaagttaggcacctctcatttttttcaacaaagttaggcacctcacgttttcttcaacaaagttaggcacctcccgttttcttcaacaaagttgtcaacaaaattaggcacctcccattttcttcaataaagttgtcaacaaaattaggcacctcccatttcttctttatttttctttaatatgaGCCCCACAAATCTCttccttaattttgatttttctttttcattcaaAGACTTGATCTCAATATCTGAAAATCCTCAAACTTAAGAGGTTTTGTAAAGATATTTGCAGCCtgatcatgagacttcacatatttgagcttgacttccttcttggcaatgcactctctgatgaagtgttatcttgtatatatatgcttgcttcgatcatgatacaccGAATTCTTGGCGAGTGCCTGTGCAGATTTTTTATCaatacaaatctctgtagcttcaatttgtggcaaattgagctccttcaataATTTTCTTAGCCAAATAGCATGACAGGTACATGATGTTGCTGCTATATATTCGGCTTCACAAGTCGAGAGACTAACTATGGACtgtttctttgaactctaagaaataacagaatcacccaagaaaaatacaaagCCACTTatgctttttctatcatcaatatctcccgcGTAATCAATATCACAAAATCCCATAAGGTTGAAATcattagaagaagaataaaataacccaaagtcgatcgtaccttttaggtaacgaagaattcttctaATGACTTTCAAATGGGTGGAGGTAGGAGCTTCGATGAAGCGACTTACTACTCCAATTGCAAAGAGTATATATGGCCTGGTACaaagtcaagtacctcaaacttcccataagacttttgaaaaatgtgggatccacattttctccttcatcaaacttggacaattttaTCCCACTCTCCATCAGTGTGTTCACGGggttgcaatcgagcatgttgaacttcttcaagaTCTCCTTTGTATAGCTTCTCTTGAGAGATGAAAATTTCATCCTCCatctgcttcacttctaggcccaagtagtatgacatgagccttacatttgtcatctcgaactcacaagacatatctttcttaaaagtttcaaacaaacttgggttattactcgtgaaaataagatcatcaacataaagacaaacaagtaagatatctccattagtatgaactttaaggtaaagagcatattcatggagacaacgagtaaacccattgtcttgaaaatacttgttGATGCAACTGTTCCATGCTTGTGGGGATcgctttaatccatataaagttttcttcaaccgcaacactttatcttcatggtTTTTTACCACAAAGcccaatggttgttcaacatagacttcttcttcaaTATAGCCATTCAAAAAAGCTGACTTGACatctagttgatggatcttccacttcatTTGCGCCGCCAAAGAGTGAGGTAGGAAAGAGAAAATTCACCCCGGTTATGAAAAACCCAGCTATTTGAAAAATCCTAAAACTCTTCCAAAATTTTGTaaataaatagaaaaaagaaTGAGTCAATATCTTCAAAAAGCATATTTTTCTATTGTGTcaaaactgaccgaactacgcaggtgtaattctcaccggatgtgataTACGCACGCAACCTCCATAGGGTTCGGCCTCATTTTTGCAAAAAATAACCAAAATAATAAAATGTGTCCAGTGTTTTGGTCAAATGAGTAAGTCGACCCAGCTTCGGTTGCGTCCCGAGCCGAATCTATCGGAATAGTCTTAGAACATCTCCAAAATTGTCGAAGGAGTATTCTCACAAGAACGGGCATGTCTGTCAATAAGTCATAAGTGCCCTTCCCCGGCATCAATACCTATCTTGAAAGTGTGAAGGGGCCATTATTGCAAAAATAACCATCCTTGCTTTTGggattatattgcataaatagcCACCATCCCTTGGGTTATTTTCTTAGAAAATTGAAAGGTTGATTTGCAAAAAGAGTCCATTGGTTTGTGTGTTGAACTAGTGTCAACCCTAACCCTAACCTTCCACAGGTACAAAATGAGCACTGTCTAAAACCCGCCTTTAACAGTTGTAGAGTAGGCTCCATTACAACTTCAAAAGTGGTGGTATAACTTAGGGAAAGATGGTCAGGATTGGGTAACGGAGTATTTGGGCACCCTTACAGATATTATGAATGTTAAATCGTGGGATGCTTTAATTGAGGCCCTAGTGACCTTCTGGGATTCCGTTCACAATGTCTTCCACTTCTCGGACTTTGAGCTTACTCCCACTTTAGAAGAAATAACTGGATATTCTGGTTTCGACCGAATAACTTATATTCCCAAGGACTCTCTCTGTGCACCGATTCTTTGATCTTCTGAATATCAATAAACAAATCAAGAAAAACAATATAAACAGAGGATGTTGTTCTTTCTATTTCTTATACTCCAGGTTTGGGCACTAAAATGGTTTTGAAATGCATGAAAAGGGCCTAAACAACAAGCAAAATAAGGACACATGGCAAATTCATCGTCGCTTTGCTTTCATAGTGACGTTTCTGGGAATTATGGTCTTCCCAAATAAAGTGCGGACAATTGATATCCGCATGGCCAGAATTGCACAAGTCCTCACTACCAAAGAGAATCACACGTTTGCTCCAATTATACTGTCAGACATTTATCAAGCATTGACGAATCGTCTCCATGCGGGTAACAGGtgcatagacttcttcatagtcaatgccttgcctttgcttgtagcctttagccacaagtcgtACCTTGTATCTCTCCACATCTCCATCAGCATTCTTTTTTGCCTTGTATACCCATTTAACTTCAATTGCTCTATGACCCTTGGGAAGTGTTGTTAACTTCCAAGTtttgttcttctctattgactcgaTCTACTCCTGCATGGCTTGTCTCCACATTTTATCTTCAACAacttcatcaaagttcattggttcactatcagcaaagagacaatataaaaatcaaaattagtaacttccTTTGTGTCCTCATAGAGTTTTTGAATACTCCATATCCTTTGCGGTTGTTCATTTGAACTTTCTTGAGAAGAGGGAGATGTAATATTTGTTGGAGAAGGAGGTGGAGTTGTATCCTGCACAGGTTCCACggtctctggttcttcttcatcaccaaagtatggaagaaaatcatatgaagtttcttcctgaACTTCCCAGTTCCATGCCAATTCTTTATCAAATTCAACATCACGACTTACCACCATCTTGCCACTACTTGGGTTGTATagcttgtagccttttgaactcgtatcatagccaacaaacacatgcttgacacttcgatcgtcaagcttcgctctcctttgatgtggcacatgagcataggctatgctcccaaagattctcaagtgcttgacacttggctttcttccactccatatttcttgaggggtttgatctctaacattctttgttggagacctgttgttcaaataaactgcataagatacagcttctgcccaaaattccttgggcatatttttagcttttaacatacatctagccatattaagaatcgtttgattctttctctctgcaactccattttgttggaGTGAATAAGGTACCGTTAGAGGGCGACGAATTCCATGAGATTTATaaaagtcattaaattcttttgaagtgaattcgcctCCTTTATCAgaccttaaagcttttatttcatagccactttctttttttacaagtactttaaaatttttaaaagtagcaaaagcttcaaaattttggttcaagaaataaacccaagtctttctactaaagtcatcaatgaaaagtagaaagtatttacttttaccaaaggaaggtggattgattggtccacacacatcagtgtgaacaagctgaagcggcttggttgatcttgacatggcctcctttggaaaactcctccttgcatgtttttCAAGAAGACAAacttcacacaattgattgggatggtttattgatggtatcccatgcaccatgttcttttcttcattgatttgagcgcttcaaaatttaagtgcccaaatcgcatgtgccaacaccatgattcatcttgcacattagccttcaaacactttgcatcaattgtcTTAAGATTCAGAGAGAATAATCTATTCTTAGCCATATGCgctttagcaattagaattccacttgaatctctaagccaaagatgcatatttttcatgtggatgtcatattccttttcaagaagttggcccaaactcaaaatattacttttttaaTTTTGGGACATAATAAACATCGTGAATTAACTTGTGACTACCAGCTTGACAAGAGATTAGAATCGTACATATCCCTTAaatttgaatctttgaggtatctccgaagaacacattacctctcaccgttttattgatctccacaaacttctctttgcatccacacatatgattgcttgctccattgtccaaataccacgagctACAATCATTCatgtcttcttccttgagtgtTATCAACAGCGTtgactcaacttcttctttcttgtcgtcaacaaggttagctttttcttcaacattgctacaacattcccaagagtaatggccaaatttatgacaattataacactcaattttggatttgtcatacctttgtccttattttcttggtagtagccacgtcctcttcctcTATGTCCACGGTCACGACCTCTGAATGTCTagtggattttaacttcattgttgaagttgttagCGTTGCTTCTTCCTCTTCCAAGACTGCCACGACCTCGTCCCCGTCCATTCCCTCGATAgctcttttcacctccataatctTTGAAAGATGCCTGAGTTTTAAGAAATTGCTCCAATGGCACTTCTTGTCTCCTCTTGATCTTTTCTTCATGGGTCTATAAAGAACCCTCCAATTGCTCTAccatcatagagtctaaatctttagactcctcaatagcacacaccacaaaattaaatttaggtgttaaagtgcgaagGATCTTTTCTACCACACGGACATCTTTTATGTCCTCCCCatatcttcttaattgatttacaacaaccttcacttttgaacaataatccgaaatgcattcggattctttcatttttaaaacttcaaaatcagcccttagagtttgaagttttaccttcctcaccttgtcaactccttgaagagaattttgtaaaatctcccaaacttcctttgaggtggtagcatctgtCACCTTCTCCAACATGGCATCATCCAGACATTGATGGATGAGCGTGAGGGCTTGTTGATCCTTACTCCTTGTCTTTGCCAAgacatcttttttattttgaggcAGAACTTCCTCATTATCGGGTTTTGCATACCCTCTATCTACGATTTCCCACACATCTTGAGAGCCAAGAATGGCTTTCATACTTAGACatcatttctcataattatcttttgtgagacggggGTATTGAAAAGACAGCGTACCATTATTTGCCATGGCTCTGACACCACGttgttgggaaaaataataatcccgtccagaaataatatccacgataaataataataacacaagagagtaacaacgacaccaactcTTTTAATGGGTAAAATACAATACTCGAGCAGAGCAATATAACCATTATAATATtataacttagtagtgtcaagagactactacaatcttgaaagaaataacactctttatttaaaatacttcactacaatattactcacactcactatttatctcacagactataATCTGTGGATTattctctctaacttctattgcttcttTCTTATTTTGGTGTGATTGAAATAAAAAATGGGGGtctctatttatagtaagagatgTCATTCAACCGCTACAAAAAaagatgtcttgttgttgatttagtcctataatttttcaacaaagttaggcacctcccattttcttcgGCAAAGTTGTCAACGGAGTTAGGCACCTCCTATTTTCTTCAATAAAgttgtcaacaaagttaggcacctcacattttcttctttgtttttctttaatatgAGCCCCACAATTACTGCATTTTGATCGATTTATAAATTATATTGATTTGATGATGTAATTGATTTGATGATGTAAGAAACTATACACTATGTGATAATGTAGTCGCATTTCAAATTGTAACTCCTGAAGTTATATTGCTTAGTTTAGTACAAATACCGAATGCAGGTAAGTATTTTCTGCAGGTAGAACTGGGCCAAGGACATACTATAACCGATGGAATGCAAAACACCTAAAAAGATTCATATTTTGCAGAAAAGAAGAGCTCATTCATATGCATGGGCACCTGTTAAAACTGTAGGTCAGAATTGGTGCAAGGACAAAACAGCAAACCTAAGGAGCTCAACACAGGGAGAAGTTTCATATTTTATGGGAATGCACTCTTTAAGGAAGATTGAAGGAAAGGACTGCCTATTCACCCTAAATATAAAGAGTTGCTTCAACTTACCAAGATGTATTATTATTAACTGGTTATAAATGGAGgaatctattttcattctcaaATTAGTTATAACCTTTTATAAAGAGAATAATTGGCTTATAATAACAACACCTGTTGCTTCCTCTTTATCTTGGTTTTCTGTACAAAGCCATCTATTGATTGGCAAAAGAAACACTACTATTTTATAGCAGCACCATATCTAGAGAAGTTCCCACTCATCAGATTCAGAATGATCATTAGCTGACAAGCTCTTTGTGTTCGAGCTCGTGGCTAGAACCTGCATCACCTTGTCTTCAGCCTCTAGGTTAGGCAGTTGATCTCCATGTAATGCTCCAAGCTGCTCATACTCTTTCCTTGTCGTCTTCTTTTTCGTAGAAAATACTTCCCGCAGCTTCTTCTGAGAAAATAACTGAACTGTCAACAAAATCTAGAGGCGCAGATTCGCGATGAAACAACCCTCCCACCACAACCAAACCAACAAAAACCATATAAATAGAAAACAAGAAATACCAAATATAACACGAGAGGAAGGAGGAGAGGGAAATGGGACCTTGTACGACTTCCGTTTGACTGAGCCCTGAGGAATATGAAGCCTGCCCCCTTCAACCAGGACACATGTTTCCTCCAAATTTAATTCATCAAACTGCTCTACAATTTCCACATCGGACTCGTTTAAATGATCATACTTCTTGGGTGAAGTAGAAGAATAGCTATCTGATCTTTCTGTAAAAGATAACATTAGCAGACACAAAAAGAATGAGAAAGGATTTCAATAAAGGTGCAATTTTGAGGAATCTGGATGGAAATATCTGAAAAGTAGGAGTATGTTGGTCAGTTGCATAACTAATGATATGAAACCTACTCTCCAAGATTATATCAGAGTAGTGAATCTTGCATTACAGGTACACAGAAAAATGGAAGCAAAACATCGAAAGGAGGAAATCCTTTTCTACTTGGTAACTATTGTGAGTACCTTGGCAAGATTCACTGATCTCCTCACGAGCAACCTCATCGTTGTGAGTATTACTTCTAATATCTGGTCCAGTCTCACCTGCCAACTCCTTGTCCATACACCTACCTGCTGACAGATAACGAGTTAACATAAAAAAGGAGTGAGAAAAATAAACAGAATACTGCTAAACATATATACCATGAGAGTCTGATTGCAACTCACCAATAGCGGCTGTGTTTCTGAGATCTGGTTGATTCTTCCCAACAGATTCAACTGATAAACTCGTGTCAGAAGCTGCAGCATTACTCGAGATTCCAGCTGCAGACACATTTATATCCATAATATGATTGTAAACCTCCTTTGCTGCTTCTACAGAATCATGTCCTTTAACTGAGGCCTTGGCCGAAGTCATGGCCATGCGGTCAGATGCCACTTCATAATCTCCTCTAACCTTAGAAACCGAGGAAAATTTGATTGCATCCCTTGAGACGATACAGATAGCATCAGACTTCTTAGATGGAGGATGACTATCTCTAACAATCTCTTTGATCCCAACATTTTGACGTCTATAAACTcctccatttttgcttttccctGACACGTCATAAATTACTCTATTAGCAGTTTTTTTCTGGGCCACTAAGATGATGGATAATCAGTATCCTTACCCTTGATCACTTGAGTATCATCAATTAATTTCTTAGTAATTCCTCTAGGGTTGTGGCCTTTAAGATTTGCTTTCAGCTTCTTGTTGATTTCAGTGTGAGCATAAGGGTTCAGAGACAAGTCAGCAGCTGCGACTTTCACGGGACCTATGTTACAATGAGGATGCATATCTAGCATCACATCAGAATAGAATCTCTTGACACTTGCACCAACAGTCTGTACCTGATTTTCAACATATCTAACGGTGTCCTGTGATATATCGTGTGACCAGTTACAGTGGTGAATGCTTAATTGGTCAAAGTAGTGCAAGATGAATAAAAGGTACTGCGCTTTGAAGTTATGAAACAAGTCACTAGTTATTTCAAGTCAAACAATATGAGAGAATTATATCAAACATATGTTGCCACTAGTTAAATAGGAATACAGAAATGTTAACTTAGAGAGGGATGAAGTTTACCTGGTACATAGCCTCTTCCATCTCCAAACACATAGCTTCAAATTTCTGATATATATTTCCAACCCATGATATACCTTTCATATCCATCGCATAACACTTCGACAACTTTCCCGGGAATCAATGAAGTAAGTGCTGCAATATGAGATAGCTTATTATTTACATGAATTATGACAGTACAGTAGAAACTCTTTTAAACAGAACTTGAAACTAAATCAGAACTCTTTGAATTCACATATAAATAGCACGAGCTCATCTATTTGTAACATTGTTTTATTTCACTGGGATGACGCAGTAAGTACTCTTATAATAGCATGATCCGACCTACTACTACATTTACAGTCACTGAACCGATCAAGCAAAAGTATATAAAATAGTCCGAAAACTTAACCATTTAACAGAGACAAGTCATGATAGGCCTCCCAGAGAAGTTCATCCATGTTTCAACAATCAAAACTTCAGCCGTTCATTAGTTTCACAAATCAATTAGGAAAACAGATATCTTAGACAATTAAAAAGAAGGCACGAATGGAATTTTTTTTCATAAGATGATGATGGCAGCCAAGTGCAGCGCAGGGGCGGATGCAGCTTCATGTTACCGGGTTCATCTGAAACCAGCACTTTTAACGCGACACTTTATGTATAAAACTCCACTAAAATTGCAACAAATAGTAGGTATGAACccttaactttaaaaatataataggtttAATTCTAAGAACCTTAAATGTTGAACCCACGAAGCTTAAATTCTAGGGTTCTTTCACGGAATGACGTTTTAATGATTTGTAGTACAAATATCAAAACTCAAATGATGTTTTAATGATTCGTCATACAAATAACAAAACTCAGAACTCCTTAAAAGATTTGGACAGGTATAATTCTTTGACCATATGTTTCATGTATGTAGAGTAACTTTTGGCCTACAAATGGACAAAATGGAAATATCTGCAGTAATCAAGATTCCAAAGCCTTTTTGGTCAGCTAAAGTCAACAAAAGGGTTTAAGGAGCTTCCTTATACCGAAACTACACCTCATACCAAATTTCCAACAAAAGCATTCCAAACCCATGAAATAATTCATCAAAGACATTACACAAAGCAAGCTACTTTACCTAAAACCACATAAATTTCACATAGAGAAGATCTCAATCCATTTCTTGAAAGATAAGCACGTAAAATAAAGGTATCTATACACAAATAGTCGgtcatatttattgtttattttttctagccatatacatagattatacatatataatacacaAATTATATTAATACATATAATACATaatttttctagccatatacatttattatacacaattatacacatataatacataaatgaTAGATATATTACACCTCCACCGGCTATTGTTTAAGTGGTTGGATGGgcgactatttgggttaattcttctaaaATGAAACCCACCACCAAAGCTCAGTATATACAAGAAAGAAAATAATTATCATCAAACCCcacaaaagaaaaggcaagtatGTACTGAAAAAACTATTTTCCGCCCCAAAAATTCTTCAAAGAGAAACAGGTAAAATTCATCATCGCCATGATCAAGAATCAATACCCACAAAGCAGAAACCAATTATACAATATATATACCTCTATTAGACTATCACTATCTATCTAttacaaaagaaaaattaaaaaaggaGCTTGGTTAGTAAAGGAAATGATTACTATAGTTGAAGCATAAGAACTTACTGTTCAAAAATAAGAATACCCAGAAGCAAAGAGTGAGTCccggtattttttttattttatttttcagcaGAATCCTTAAAAAAGGTGAACTTTTGCAAGAACGATTGAGAACAAAAAGCACAACACAAGTAGGACAGAGAGAAACGGAGGAGTTGAGGGAATTTTCTTGAGTTGGAAAATTTTCGAGAAACGTAAAATTTTCGAGAAACGTAAAGAGAGTTCATCTGGTTTGTTTGTCGACACGTGTGCAAAAAGGCCTGCCTTATTCCTTTGTTGTGAATTGTGTAATGTAACATCTGCGAGAAACGATACTCTACGTAATAAAATAGTTTCTATTTTAATGAAGAGTATGTTGCTTAGAAGAAAGATTAAaatacaagaaaaagaaaaagcttgATCGTACTTATCCATTTCCATTTCCTTCAATTGCTTAATTGTGCAATCCCTTAATAATTTGCAAGTTTTATAACATTTACTCTATATGTCCCAATATGTCAtgcttctttttttaaaatttgttgtAAGAAAAATATCATACTTTcttgtttaaaaataatttaacttcacATTTAATCAAACATAATCACATAAATTAGAAAagacagaatatatatttttcgatGATAATGGTATTCAAACTAGTTTGTACAACTCCAGTTATTCCACCAGATATACATTATCTACACATTTTTCATTAGTAAGTCCATCCACCAATATTTTAAAAAACAATAGAAAAATATTatgtatttaaatatttatactaGGTAACATTAGTGCTATTACGTTGCGCTTTCCTAAGATATTCTGGAATAACGATGTAAGGCAAAGCAACCAACTTTTTTGTAATTATTTTTCGCCGACCGAAGGCCCCCTATACTTGACTAGACTATCAATACGATACGGAAAAGTCAATATCATGATCATAGTATGCAAACAGAAAATTGAAAAGagaattaaataaaaaattaaagagAGCAACGATTACAAGAAATCAACGTGGTGCCAGGAGAGGAGACACTAATATTGAGATTTAAATGCTTGTTGGAAACTTCGTCTACCATATGCCCAAGTTATAAGACATGGTTAAAATAAGCTAAAAAATTATAAAGCAAATAACGAAATAAAAGTGACATATATTTACATGAAAAAAGACCTAGAGTTCTACAAAGGAAAAGTTAGTCAAGTGGACTCCACTTGGATGGGACGCGTTTGTGTCTTCAGCTTCAGATGGTGTGTACTACGCGGGGCACTAGTTACAAGGTATCAGCTTGTTGGCACTGGCTGCAAGCGAACACTGCAGACAAGCTACTTTCTCATTCTAGGACTGGAAGATCCTCTATCTATTAGCATATCCGTACGAGTTCTTTACGTTACCTTTTGCTGGGCACGAGCTATAGGGCGACAGAAGCCACCAAAACCAAAGGATTCGTCCATAGAACTAGATGTTGGGAGGCTAGGCAAGCACCAAGGGGCGCAACCAATGGGTCATGGAGCATAGCTCAAAAGTAATACATGACATTCATCTCCACCTGTTTAGCAATGTACTTGGCGCTTTCCGTGCAAGATAGTCATCCATCATGTTCTTGAACGCATGGAGGCTTCACTTTCTTCCATATTTTCTCCTCTACATCACATTCTCTCAATTTAATCAAGAATTTCTGATAGATTTTTCTTAAGATAAGACTCATTCAGTCATCAAGTATAACTTTTATTGTTCTTTTGCTGACTGACAAATTTTTTCGATGTTGGTTTTGTGTGCTGGCTTCTTGAGAGATCATCTTTGTCTTTCTCGAAAGATTTAAGCAAACTAACATGAAAAACATGATGAATCTTTCCACCAAGAAGTGAAATTATAACATAGTACACTACTTTCCCAATATGTTTTGAATGGACAAAGATccatatatttttgcaatagccGAGGAGAGTCCTTGTAAATAAGTATCGCTTAGGGATCTTCACTTACCTTGACCCTAACTTGATATTCCATAAGCGATAATTCTTATCAACATGATTCTTCATCGGTTATGACTATCTCAATGCTAGTGCAAACGTAATTGTATTAGCTATATCAATTTGTGGAGGTACGCATAAATATGTTAatccttttcttttttgttatACATACGGACAAAATGTGCTCTTTGGTTCACTTTGTTTATGATAATTGTAAAGAAAATAAATGATTGCTTACAAAAAGTAGATATTCAAGACATTGTAGATCTTCATACCCTCCTCAGGGACAAAATTAAAGTACATAATTATAATATTGTTTcaccaaaaaaataaatttctcagTTAAAGTCTATATTTAAGAGAAAATGGGTTATTGATGACCAAGTTTTACTTCACTTCCACAATAACCTTTTAGAAAAAACAACAAAGGTAATAGAGAAAATTATCAAAAAGAAATAAGGAATGAATCAACAATCAATCCCTAAAATCAAGGCAATAAACTTTGATAAAACAAAGAATAATGAAATGTATTTCAGTAGTAATCGTAACTTCCCTCTACAAATGAAATTCTTTATCCTTATATAGGAACGTACAATCATAATGATTTTCACACTTAATTTGAattcattatgagcattaattaTATTGATTGCTCATTATAATAGATAACTGTAACTGACATATTTATAGCTATAGACTTCTTATAACTATTCTGATTCCCCTTCCTTTTTTACTTTTGGTTCGTGTATTTTTTCCTCCTTTTAACCTTTATTCATTTTGCTCACGCCTTTTCTTAGACAATTGTTAGTCCCGGTTCTTTTCTCTGTACTATCTCGTGGGTGTTACTCATGTACCTTCCTTGTATTCTTAATTTCATTAATTGAGTGTGCCACTTGTCGCTATACCACTGTTCCACGCGTCATGTTTCATCAGCTTGCTAATATTCTCGCAAACACGATATTTGCCAACGCATCTGCTTCTGTATTCTCTTCCTTGGGTATTTGCACGACCTTCCATAACTGAAACTGTTTAAGTAATTCTCGTACCTT
It includes:
- the LOC104107099 gene encoding uncharacterized protein isoform X5 translates to MDMKGISWVGNIYQKFEAMCLEMEEAMYQDTVRYVENQVQTVGASVKRFYSDVMLDMHPHCNIGPVKVAAADLSLNPYAHTEINKKLKANLKGHNPRGITKKLIDDTQVIKGKSKNGGVYRRQNVGIKEIVRDSHPPSKKSDAICIVSRDAIKFSSVSKVRGDYEVASDRMAMTSAKASVKGHDSVEAAKEVYNHIMDINVSAAGISSNAAASDTSLSVESVGKNQPDLRNTAAIGELQSDSHAGRCMDKELAGETGPDIRSNTHNDEVAREEISESCQERSDSYSSTSPKKYDHLNESDVEIVEQFDELNLEETCVLVEGGRLHIPQGSVKRKSYKKKLREVFSTKKKTTRKEYEQLGALHGDQLPNLEAEDKVMQVLATSSNTKSLSANDHSESDEWELL
- the LOC104107099 gene encoding uncharacterized protein isoform X6, producing the protein MDMKGISWVGNIYQKFEAMCLEMEEAMYQDTVRYVENQVQTVGASVKRFYSDVMLDMHPHCNIGPVKVAAADLSLNPYAHTEINKKLKANLKGHNPRGITKKLIDDTQVIKGKSKNGGVYRRQNVGIKEIVRDSHPPSKKSDAICIVSRDAIKFSSVSKVRGDYEVASDRMAMTSAKASVKGHDSVEAAKEVYNHIMDINVSAAGISSNAAASDTSLSVESVGKNQPDLRNTAAIGRCMDKELAGETGPDIRSNTHNDEVAREEISESCQERSDSYSSTSPKKYDHLNESDVEIVEQFDELNLEETCVLVEGGRLHIPQGSVKRKSYKKKLREVFSTKKKTTRKEYEQLGALHGDQLPNLEAEDKVMQVLATSSNTKSLSANDHSESDEWELL
- the LOC104107099 gene encoding uncharacterized protein isoform X2 translates to MDMKGISWVGNIYQKFEAMCLEMEEAMYQYLLFILHYFDQLSIHHCNWSHDISQDTVRYVENQVQTVGASVKRFYSDVMLDMHPHCNIGPVKVAAADLSLNPYAHTEINKKLKANLKGHNPRGITKKLIDDTQVIKGKSKNGGVYRRQNVGIKEIVRDSHPPSKKSDAICIVSRDAIKFSSVSKVRGDYEVASDRMAMTSAKASVKGHDSVEAAKEVYNHIMDINVSAAGISSNAAASDTSLSVESVGKNQPDLRNTAAIGELQSDSHGRCMDKELAGETGPDIRSNTHNDEVAREEISESCQERSDSYSSTSPKKYDHLNESDVEIVEQFDELNLEETCVLVEGGRLHIPQGSVKRKSYKKKLREVFSTKKKTTRKEYEQLGALHGDQLPNLEAEDKVMQVLATSSNTKSLSANDHSESDEWELL
- the LOC104107099 gene encoding uncharacterized protein isoform X1 gives rise to the protein MDMKGISWVGNIYQKFEAMCLEMEEAMYQYLLFILHYFDQLSIHHCNWSHDISQDTVRYVENQVQTVGASVKRFYSDVMLDMHPHCNIGPVKVAAADLSLNPYAHTEINKKLKANLKGHNPRGITKKLIDDTQVIKGKSKNGGVYRRQNVGIKEIVRDSHPPSKKSDAICIVSRDAIKFSSVSKVRGDYEVASDRMAMTSAKASVKGHDSVEAAKEVYNHIMDINVSAAGISSNAAASDTSLSVESVGKNQPDLRNTAAIGELQSDSHAGRCMDKELAGETGPDIRSNTHNDEVAREEISESCQERSDSYSSTSPKKYDHLNESDVEIVEQFDELNLEETCVLVEGGRLHIPQGSVKRKSYKKKLREVFSTKKKTTRKEYEQLGALHGDQLPNLEAEDKVMQVLATSSNTKSLSANDHSESDEWELL